In Paenibacillus sp. FSL M7-0420, a single genomic region encodes these proteins:
- the grpE gene encoding nucleotide exchange factor GrpE, whose product MLGQLSQLGLKEIVVLGHVFDPVLCEAAGTVPASADFGTAVPYQVMSVLRRGYRLEDGSLYRKAQVITLSKEGQS is encoded by the coding sequence ATGCTCGGGCAATTATCTCAGCTCGGGCTTAAGGAGATTGTGGTGCTTGGGCATGTGTTCGATCCTGTTCTATGTGAGGCGGCCGGTACTGTTCCTGCATCGGCGGATTTCGGAACTGCAGTACCTTATCAGGTGATGTCCGTCTTAAGAAGAGGCTACCGGCTGGAAGATGGCAGTCTGTACCGCAAGGCTCAAGTCATAACATTGTCCAAGGAGGGGCAGTCATGA
- a CDS encoding Fic family protein has translation MPGYDPERLNKFPQLTGSQSKQLQEASLRYPLESFLTNYRNVEEIGIDFVYSSAKLEGNTYSKVDTINLLKLGITAGGKLYSDAQMIINLRDAYNFVLTSKDKAIDRNFVTDVHSILAKDLLPAANCGAPREDSVRISGTDYSPPVGRDYLNEELKYLLEVAGTVKNPFERAIYLKLNLCYLQYFQDINKRTARMVQTFSLLGNGEMPLLAGYVKSSGYIEAILEYYNTGSYVPYLSWFVSSYKQMIKSLTEPPTITKSRSVDLRNNN, from the coding sequence ATGCCAGGTTATGATCCGGAGCGATTAAATAAGTTTCCCCAATTGACAGGCTCTCAAAGCAAACAACTTCAGGAGGCCTCTTTGAGATATCCACTAGAGTCTTTTCTGACGAACTACCGAAATGTAGAGGAGATTGGAATTGATTTTGTATATTCTTCTGCTAAATTAGAGGGAAATACATACTCCAAAGTGGACACCATCAATCTTTTGAAACTGGGTATTACAGCGGGTGGTAAGTTATATTCTGATGCACAAATGATTATCAATTTACGGGATGCCTATAATTTTGTGCTTACTTCAAAAGATAAAGCAATAGATCGTAATTTCGTAACTGATGTGCATTCTATCTTGGCTAAGGATTTATTACCGGCGGCAAATTGTGGAGCTCCCCGTGAAGATTCAGTCAGAATATCTGGAACGGATTATTCTCCCCCTGTGGGCAGGGATTACTTAAATGAGGAATTAAAGTATCTGCTTGAGGTAGCTGGGACCGTCAAGAATCCGTTTGAACGCGCCATTTATCTGAAGCTTAATCTCTGTTATCTGCAGTACTTTCAAGACATTAATAAACGGACCGCACGTATGGTGCAGACATTCTCGCTACTGGGCAATGGAGAAATGCCTCTGCTGGCAGGATATGTGAAGAGTAGCGGTTATATTGAAGCAATTTTAGAGTATTACAATACAGGAAGTTATGTGCCATATCTATCATGGTTTGTATCTTCATACAAGCAAATGATCAAGTCTTTAACTGAGCCGCCGACAATCACGAAATCGAGATCAGTGGATCTGCGGAATAATAACTGA